Proteins encoded within one genomic window of Gasterosteus aculeatus chromosome 18, fGasAcu3.hap1.1, whole genome shotgun sequence:
- the ak9 gene encoding adenylate kinase 9 isoform X1 has protein sequence MFQSKASIDRFVDNIIEDEAERETLLAKPTCFLIVGRPGVGKSTLAKNIAESCKCILIDDTDLLNTHLKNKTKQGMELLNILSEGRSVPEDMVLQLILARLNSADVEHYGYVLSCLPFMSEECLKIHEQLELIKNLKLTPDFIINIKCADKDLVHRLSRLKLHPETGQLYNRGQWMRVEEFNKKRENKDEEVEEEEEDEQELQKDIIGQMVWTPENLDGNAFARINMYKDTVLRPLEAYISGHNPVFLLELDGNNPPEELHSSVMSRLGSMAIKRVSIPVLLHQTDDEESPEEIDTDDLLRSMSSSRAVAPGFRWRRSRWSQTCPVALREGKVISGKPEFCVGFQDKLYLLSSQEAYQKFVTNPRQYLLHPMPRPPCRVSIIGPPKAGKSTLCKLLAQHYNASVLDMEVLVQPLLAKVEQETKQIAMEKIQIKMEQDGEQNSVTEDHPEVQAMVHSALEEARHMSTSPVGLNAEVLEKRVKEIEEAEADSGWVLDNFPTDLSEMNSIQQAGLLPDILFCLRDRDGNQVLKRLYETNKDRVDNALRKRLQDEQSEKEKQALNQKESEVENKPAQLQTDLERIVEETTTDPAITEKKAVELPDHWDLGYPDSSEMDDYKLQLQQFVSEWGRMQSALTAVYSVLDIGDKSPEDLLQEMVLQMEKPFEHESWELSAVDLNMEAEDIEAELQRAEEGSSDNDTAEGENEQGDSTFKRLLGDTQHFCPVALKKHNILRPCTDEIAAKYREKTFYFSSIEARDSFLENPVQFVAQTEPLKPPVLRIFLLGTRGAGKTTNGEWLARQLGIFHIQFREQLQTLIVAKTQKRVPDTGEVDSFLGSPEDLEALIAEARGEVEEETEEMEDNSSNMSDKQQQEVVLTDEEEAIKAYLSDGDPLTPQILDMVIAPYWKQEPYISTGFILEGFPHHPDEVQYLLEKQLFPDVVVTMAVDVTDVQKRLFPKFLESWRERRNHRDAQLGLLRDLRKKNREEKIAKRRAELTEAENTKLINRGEEEGDEDDEAASNGEDRIEDMLEEEFPLEEENEDFENEETEEAASERLEAEIEERYVADENSVVTVTELLGELNIPTVSISASRRLAIVQRQLLQKIQPLLTNRESLFQSCQPISYSLAHQLLLSSYKLHSAFGCWDPINHYRDRESFQPLQWPLNTSYPLIFHQYIYFFASKENRNTFMLNPLKYLRQPKPTPPIPVKIAVVGPPKSGKTTVAQMFAEKYGLARLSIGGVMRVVLSKHEHTDLVVQMKKYLSQGSAVPDELAIQCLEVVLMSSVCNTQGYVLDGFPKTIKQSQLMASRGIIPMILFELELDSVELLRRGLLDKMKPNKPHLTHDSSEILHFRNCCYKQEMERVRPHFQEQYQNWIPLDGTKSKWWLWNRITQEVSISMKHVSNYLWRTRGGQAASIDRLCITPEELQCRLKEFGHYCPVCLSLCCHLVDCSETAALTHAAEFRGNYFKMCGEDHLERFLTTPDHFVAPGCAHTLPQPHLLPKKMTESQVKKRFPQQVEMRGFCPVTYLDGKQRYEALVRGKMEYAVEFRERIYIFETKQKQDKFLRIPEAYCDQKLPTKVPPLCQPVPLTSLPTLGYLEQGVAVSVIKAMTAVGCLKPKYPFLSTQRSSLVYVAFYLKAFNNKTPESTRKKYKKKLALFEEDCALIPYLSSAMRGNYRPPGERPIDFEFKLNRFLALGDSPVANSVL, from the exons atgttccaAAGTAAGG CTTCAATAGACCGGTTTGTGGACAACATAATAGAAGATGAagctgagagagagactctTCTTGCCAAACCCACCTGCTTCCTAATAGTTGGCAGACCG GGTGTTGGCAAATCCACCTTGGCAAAAAACATAGCGGAGTCCTGTAAGTGTATCCTAATTGATG ATACAGATCTGCTAAACACCcacctaaaaaataaaacaaagcaagGCATGGAG ctCCTGAATATCTTATCTGAGGGGAGAAGTGTACCAGAAGACATGGTGCTCCAGCTGATTCTTGCTAGGCTTAACTCAGCAGATGTGGAGCACTATG GGTACGTACTGAGCTGCCTACCGTTCATGTCGGAAGAGTGTCTGAAGATCCACGAGCAGCTCGAGCTGATCAAAAACCTCAAACTAACACCAGatttcatcatcaacatcaag TGTGCAGACAAGGACCTGGTCCATCGGCTGTCCCGTCTGAAGCTGCACCCAGAGACAGGCCAGCTGTACAACAGGGGACAGTGGATGCGTGTGGAGGAGTTTAACAAGAAGAGGGAGAACAAGgatgaggaagtggaggaggaggaggaagatgagcag GAACTCCAAAAGGATATCATTGGCCAAATGGTGTGGACGCCAGAAAATCTGGATGGAAATGCTTTTGCTAGAATCAACATGTACAAGGATACTGTGCTCAGACCACTGGAG gCCTACATATCAGGCCACAACCCCGTCTTTCTGTTGGAGCTGGATGGAAACAACCCACCTGAGGAACTGCACTCA TCTGTCATGTCCCGTCTTGGATCCATGGCAATAAAGCGTGTCTCCATTCCAGTGCTCCTTCACCAGACCGATGATGAAGAATCACCAGAGGAAATTGACACG GACGATCTATTGAGATCAATGTCCTCTTCTAGGGCAGTGGCCCCCGGCTTCAGATGGAGAAGGAGCCGCTGGAGCCAAACTTGTCCCGTTGCTCTGAGGGAGGGCAAGGTCATTTCTGGCAAGCCTGAATTTTGTGTTGG cttccaGGACAAATTgtacctcctctcctctcaggaGGCATACCAGAAGTTTGTTACAAACCCCCGACAGTATTTACTTCATCCGATGCCCAGACCCCCTTGCAGAGTTTCCATCATTGGACCTCCGAAGGCAGGGAAAAGCACTCTGTGTAAGCTTCTAGCTCAGCACTACAATGCATCGGTGCTTGACATGGAGGTCTTGGTGCAGCCACTTCTGGCCAAGGTTGAGCAGGAGACAAAACAGATAGCTATGGAGAAAATCCAGATAAAGATGGAGCAGGATGGTGAGCAGAATTCAG TGACGGAGGATCATCCAGAGGTACAGGCCATGGTGCACTCTGCTCTGGAAGAAGCTAGACATATGAGCACATCTCCCGTCGGCCTTAATGCCGAGGTACTGGAGAAGCGTGTGAAAGAG ATTGAAGAAGCTGAAGCTGATTCTGGCTGGGTGCTTGACAACTTTCCCACAGACCTTTCTGAAATGAATAGCATACAGCAAGCTGGACTCCTGCCAGACATCCTCTTCTGTCTCAGAGACAGAGATGGCAATCAGG TTTTGAAGAGATTGTATGAGACAAACAAGGACCGCGTGGACAACGCATTAAGGAAGAGGTTGCAGGACGAGCAATCCGAGAAGGAGAAACAGGCTTT AAACCAGAAGGAATCAGAAGTAGAGAACAAGcctgcacagctgcaaactGATCTCGAGAGGATTGTGGAAGAGACCACTACAGATCCTGCCATTACCGAAAAGAAAG CTGTGGAACTACCCGACCATTGGGACCTGGGTTACCCAGACAGCTCGGAGATGGATGACTATAAACTGCAACTGCAACAGTTTGTGTCCGAATGGGGCCGAATGCAGTCTGCATTAACCGCCGTCTACTCGGTGCTGGATATCGGCGACAAAAGCCCAGAGGACCTGCTTCAAGAGATGGTCCTTCAAATGGAGA AACCCTTTGAGCATGAATCTTGGGAGCTGTCAGCAGTGGACCTGAACATGGAGGCAGAGGATATCGAGGCGGAGTTGCAGAGAGCCGAGGAAGGCAGCAGTGACAATGACACAGCTGAGGGGGAGAATGAA CAGGGTGACTCAACATTCAAGAGGTTATTAGGAGATACCCAACATTTCTGTCCTGTGgccttaaaaaaacacaatatcttGCGGCCATGCACGGACGAAATTGCCGCCAAGTACCGTGAGAAGACCTTCTACTTCTCGAGCATCGAAGCCAGGGACTCCTTCCTTGAAAACCCTGTTCAATTTGTTGCGCAGACTGAGCCTCTCAAG CCTCCCGTCCTGCGGATCTTTTTGCTCGGCACCCGAGGGGCGGGCAAGACCACTAATGGGGAGTGGCTCGCCCGGCAGCTCGGCATCTTTCACATTCAGTTCAGAGAGCAGCTCCAAACGCTCATCGTGGCCAAGACACAGAAACGGGTACCTGATACAGGTGAGGTGGATTCTTTCCTGGGGTCCCCTGAGGATTTGGAGGCCCTGATAGCGGAAGCCAGGGGGGAGgttgaggaggagacagaggaaatGGAGGACAACTCCTCCAATATGAGTGACAAGCAG caacaggaagtggttctgACGGATGAGGAAGAGGCAATCAAAGCCTACCTGTCTGATGGAGATCCACTGACTCCACAGATCCTGGATATGGTTATCGCACCATACTGGAAACAAGAGCCATACAT ATCTACAGGTTTTATTTTGGAGGGCTTCCCCCACCATCCCGATGAGGTGCAGTACCTGTTGGAGAAACAGCTTTTCCCTGACGTTGTGGTCACGATGGCGGTGGATGTCACAGACGTCCAGAAGCGTCTGTTTCCGAAATTCTTGGAGAGCTGGCGGGAGCGCCGCAACCACCGGGACGCACAGCTGGGCCTCCTACGAGATCTGCGCAAGAAGAACAGG GAAGAGAAGATTGCCAAGAGGAGGGCTGAACTCACAGAGGCAGAAAAtacaaag CTCATAAATCGTGGGGAGGAAGAAGGCGATGAAGACGACGAAGCTGCAAGCAACGGAGAGGACAGGATAGAGGacatgctggaggaggagtttCCTTTGGAGGAGGAAAACGAAGACTTTGAGAATGAGGAGACTGAGGAGGCCGCGTCTGagaggctggaggcggagataGAGGAGCGTTACGTGGCGGATGAAAACAGCGTTGTTACTGTGACG GAGCTTCTGGGGGAACTAAACATACCCACAGTATCAATCAGTGCCTCTCGCAGGCTCGCTATTGTGCAACGTCAACTGCTCCAGAAAATCCAGCCCCTGCTGACCAACAGGGAGTCACTCTTCCAAAGCTGCCAACCCATCTCGTACAGCCTGGCccatcagctgctgctctcctcctacAAGCTCCACAGTGCCTTTGGCTGCTGGGATCccataaat CACTACAGAGACAGAGAGTCATTCCAGCCTCTGCAGTGGCCTCTCAATACCTCATATCCCCTGATCTTCCATCAGTATATTTACTTCTTTGCGTCCAAAGAGAACCGCAACACATTCATGCTGAATCCCTTGAAGTACCTCAGACAGCCAAAGCCCACACCTCCCATTCCTGTTAAAATAGCAGTTGTCGGACCTCCCAAATCTGGAAAGACCACTG TGGCACAGATGTTTGCTGAGAAATATGGCTTGGCCCGTCTGTCCATTGGCGGTGTTATGCGTGTGGTGCTTAGCAAACATGAGCACACAGATCTGGTCGTCCAGATGAAAAAGTATCTCTCTCAGGGATCCGCCGTGCCCGATGAACTGGCCATTCAGTGTCTGGAGGTGGTGCTCATGAGCTCGGTCTGCAACACTCAGGG GTACGTGTTGGATGGCTTTCCGAAGACGATTAAGCAGTCACAGCTGATGGCGTCTCGCGGCATCATTCCCATGATACTTTTTGAGCTGGAGCTGGACTCAGTGGAGCTGCTGAGGAGAGGTCTTCTGGACAAGATGAAGCCCAACAA GCCTCACCTGACGCACGACAGCTCAGAGATCCTCCACTTTCGTAACTGTTGTTACAAGCAGGAGATGGAGCGTGTTAGGCCTCACTTCCAAGAACAATATCAGAACTGGATCCCGCTCGATGGCACGAAGAGCAAATGGTGGCTTTGGAACAGAATTACACAGGAGGTCAGCATCAGCATGAAACATGTCTCCAACTACCTCTGGAGGACACGCGGCG GGCAAGCGGCCTCCATCGACAGGCTGTGCATCACACCCGAGGAGCTGCAGTGTCGTCTTAAAGAGTTCGGTCACTACTGCCCAGTGTGCCTGTCGTTATGCTGCCACCTGGTGGACTGCTCAGAAACCGCAGCCTTAACTCATGCAGCTGAGTTCAGGGGAAACTATTTCAAGATGTGTGGCGAAGACCATTTAGAG CGGTTCCTGACCACACCTGATCATTTTGTGGCTCCCGGCTGTGCACACACGCTCCCACAACCCCACCTGTTGCCAAAAAAGATGACTGAGAGTCAGGTGAAAAAACGGTTCCCACAGCAGGTCGAGATGAGGGGCTTCTGCCCGGTCACCTATCTGGATGGAAAGCAAAG GTATGAAGCTCTGGTTCGAGGAAAGATGGAATATGCGGTCGAATTCCGGGAAAGGATCTACATTTTTGAGACAAAGCAGAAACAGGACAAGTTTCTGAG gATTCCTGAAGCCTACTGCGACCAGAAGCTGCCCACCAAAGTGCCCCCTCTTTGTCAACCTGTACCTCTTACATCCCTTCCAACTCTGGGCTATCTGGAACAG GGTGTGGCAGTGTCAGTCATCAAGGCCATGACAGCGGTTGGGTGTCTCAAACCAAAGTACCCCTTCCTCAGCACACAAAGATCATCGCTCGTCTATGTGGCCTTCTATCTGAAAG CTTTCAACAACAAGACGCCCGAATCCACCCGCAAGAAGTACAAAAAGAAGCTGGCTTTGTTTGAAGAGGACTGTGCGCTCATTCCCTACCTGAGCTCAGCAATGAGAGGCAACTACCGGCCTCCCGGGGAGCGTCCCATTGACTTTGAGTTCAAACTAAATCGGTTCCTGGCCTTGGGAGACTCTCCAGTTGCTAACAGTGTCCTGTAG
- the ak9 gene encoding adenylate kinase 9 isoform X4, which translates to MFQSKDRFVDNIIEDEAERETLLAKPTCFLIVGRPGVGKSTLAKNIAESCKCILIDDTDLLNTHLKNKTKQGMELLNILSEGRSVPEDMVLQLILARLNSADVEHYGYVLSCLPFMSEECLKIHEQLELIKNLKLTPDFIINIKCADKDLVHRLSRLKLHPETGQLYNRGQWMRVEEFNKKRENKDEEVEEEEEDEQELQKDIIGQMVWTPENLDGNAFARINMYKDTVLRPLEAYISGHNPVFLLELDGNNPPEELHSSVMSRLGSMAIKRVSIPVLLHQTDDEESPEEIDTDDLLRSMSSSRAVAPGFRWRRSRWSQTCPVALREGKVISGKPEFCVGFQDKLYLLSSQEAYQKFVTNPRQYLLHPMPRPPCRVSIIGPPKAGKSTLCKLLAQHYNASVLDMEVLVQPLLAKVEQETKQIAMEKIQIKMEQDGEQNSVTEDHPEVQAMVHSALEEARHMSTSPVGLNAEVLEKRVKEIEEAEADSGWVLDNFPTDLSEMNSIQQAGLLPDILFCLRDRDGNQVLKRLYETNKDRVDNALRKRLQDEQSEKEKQALNQKESEVENKPAQLQTDLERIVEETTTDPAITEKKAVELPDHWDLGYPDSSEMDDYKLQLQQFVSEWGRMQSALTAVYSVLDIGDKSPEDLLQEMVLQMEKPFEHESWELSAVDLNMEAEDIEAELQRAEEGSSDNDTAEGENEQGDSTFKRLLGDTQHFCPVALKKHNILRPCTDEIAAKYREKTFYFSSIEARDSFLENPVQFVAQTEPLKPPVLRIFLLGTRGAGKTTNGEWLARQLGIFHIQFREQLQTLIVAKTQKRVPDTGEVDSFLGSPEDLEALIAEARGEVEEETEEMEDNSSNMSDKQQQEVVLTDEEEAIKAYLSDGDPLTPQILDMVIAPYWKQEPYISTGFILEGFPHHPDEVQYLLEKQLFPDVVVTMAVDVTDVQKRLFPKFLESWRERRNHRDAQLGLLRDLRKKNREEKIAKRRAELTEAENTKLINRGEEEGDEDDEAASNGEDRIEDMLEEEFPLEEENEDFENEETEEAASERLEAEIEERYVADENSVVTVTELLGELNIPTVSISASRRLAIVQRQLLQKIQPLLTNRESLFQSCQPISYSLAHQLLLSSYKLHSAFGCWDPINHYRDRESFQPLQWPLNTSYPLIFHQYIYFFASKENRNTFMLNPLKYLRQPKPTPPIPVKIAVVGPPKSGKTTVAQMFAEKYGLARLSIGGVMRVVLSKHEHTDLVVQMKKYLSQGSAVPDELAIQCLEVVLMSSVCNTQGYVLDGFPKTIKQSQLMASRGIIPMILFELELDSVELLRRGLLDKMKPNKPHLTHDSSEILHFRNCCYKQEMERVRPHFQEQYQNWIPLDGTKSKWWLWNRITQEVSISMKHVSNYLWRTRGGQAASIDRLCITPEELQCRLKEFGHYCPVCLSLCCHLVDCSETAALTHAAEFRGNYFKMCGEDHLERFLTTPDHFVAPGCAHTLPQPHLLPKKMTESQVKKRFPQQVEMRGFCPVTYLDGKQRYEALVRGKMEYAVEFRERIYIFETKQKQDKFLRIPEAYCDQKLPTKVPPLCQPVPLTSLPTLGYLEQGVAVSVIKAMTAVGCLKPKYPFLSTQRSSLVYVAFYLKAFNNKTPESTRKKYKKKLALFEEDCALIPYLSSAMRGNYRPPGERPIDFEFKLNRFLALGDSPVANSVL; encoded by the exons atgttccaAAGTAAGG ACCGGTTTGTGGACAACATAATAGAAGATGAagctgagagagagactctTCTTGCCAAACCCACCTGCTTCCTAATAGTTGGCAGACCG GGTGTTGGCAAATCCACCTTGGCAAAAAACATAGCGGAGTCCTGTAAGTGTATCCTAATTGATG ATACAGATCTGCTAAACACCcacctaaaaaataaaacaaagcaagGCATGGAG ctCCTGAATATCTTATCTGAGGGGAGAAGTGTACCAGAAGACATGGTGCTCCAGCTGATTCTTGCTAGGCTTAACTCAGCAGATGTGGAGCACTATG GGTACGTACTGAGCTGCCTACCGTTCATGTCGGAAGAGTGTCTGAAGATCCACGAGCAGCTCGAGCTGATCAAAAACCTCAAACTAACACCAGatttcatcatcaacatcaag TGTGCAGACAAGGACCTGGTCCATCGGCTGTCCCGTCTGAAGCTGCACCCAGAGACAGGCCAGCTGTACAACAGGGGACAGTGGATGCGTGTGGAGGAGTTTAACAAGAAGAGGGAGAACAAGgatgaggaagtggaggaggaggaggaagatgagcag GAACTCCAAAAGGATATCATTGGCCAAATGGTGTGGACGCCAGAAAATCTGGATGGAAATGCTTTTGCTAGAATCAACATGTACAAGGATACTGTGCTCAGACCACTGGAG gCCTACATATCAGGCCACAACCCCGTCTTTCTGTTGGAGCTGGATGGAAACAACCCACCTGAGGAACTGCACTCA TCTGTCATGTCCCGTCTTGGATCCATGGCAATAAAGCGTGTCTCCATTCCAGTGCTCCTTCACCAGACCGATGATGAAGAATCACCAGAGGAAATTGACACG GACGATCTATTGAGATCAATGTCCTCTTCTAGGGCAGTGGCCCCCGGCTTCAGATGGAGAAGGAGCCGCTGGAGCCAAACTTGTCCCGTTGCTCTGAGGGAGGGCAAGGTCATTTCTGGCAAGCCTGAATTTTGTGTTGG cttccaGGACAAATTgtacctcctctcctctcaggaGGCATACCAGAAGTTTGTTACAAACCCCCGACAGTATTTACTTCATCCGATGCCCAGACCCCCTTGCAGAGTTTCCATCATTGGACCTCCGAAGGCAGGGAAAAGCACTCTGTGTAAGCTTCTAGCTCAGCACTACAATGCATCGGTGCTTGACATGGAGGTCTTGGTGCAGCCACTTCTGGCCAAGGTTGAGCAGGAGACAAAACAGATAGCTATGGAGAAAATCCAGATAAAGATGGAGCAGGATGGTGAGCAGAATTCAG TGACGGAGGATCATCCAGAGGTACAGGCCATGGTGCACTCTGCTCTGGAAGAAGCTAGACATATGAGCACATCTCCCGTCGGCCTTAATGCCGAGGTACTGGAGAAGCGTGTGAAAGAG ATTGAAGAAGCTGAAGCTGATTCTGGCTGGGTGCTTGACAACTTTCCCACAGACCTTTCTGAAATGAATAGCATACAGCAAGCTGGACTCCTGCCAGACATCCTCTTCTGTCTCAGAGACAGAGATGGCAATCAGG TTTTGAAGAGATTGTATGAGACAAACAAGGACCGCGTGGACAACGCATTAAGGAAGAGGTTGCAGGACGAGCAATCCGAGAAGGAGAAACAGGCTTT AAACCAGAAGGAATCAGAAGTAGAGAACAAGcctgcacagctgcaaactGATCTCGAGAGGATTGTGGAAGAGACCACTACAGATCCTGCCATTACCGAAAAGAAAG CTGTGGAACTACCCGACCATTGGGACCTGGGTTACCCAGACAGCTCGGAGATGGATGACTATAAACTGCAACTGCAACAGTTTGTGTCCGAATGGGGCCGAATGCAGTCTGCATTAACCGCCGTCTACTCGGTGCTGGATATCGGCGACAAAAGCCCAGAGGACCTGCTTCAAGAGATGGTCCTTCAAATGGAGA AACCCTTTGAGCATGAATCTTGGGAGCTGTCAGCAGTGGACCTGAACATGGAGGCAGAGGATATCGAGGCGGAGTTGCAGAGAGCCGAGGAAGGCAGCAGTGACAATGACACAGCTGAGGGGGAGAATGAA CAGGGTGACTCAACATTCAAGAGGTTATTAGGAGATACCCAACATTTCTGTCCTGTGgccttaaaaaaacacaatatcttGCGGCCATGCACGGACGAAATTGCCGCCAAGTACCGTGAGAAGACCTTCTACTTCTCGAGCATCGAAGCCAGGGACTCCTTCCTTGAAAACCCTGTTCAATTTGTTGCGCAGACTGAGCCTCTCAAG CCTCCCGTCCTGCGGATCTTTTTGCTCGGCACCCGAGGGGCGGGCAAGACCACTAATGGGGAGTGGCTCGCCCGGCAGCTCGGCATCTTTCACATTCAGTTCAGAGAGCAGCTCCAAACGCTCATCGTGGCCAAGACACAGAAACGGGTACCTGATACAGGTGAGGTGGATTCTTTCCTGGGGTCCCCTGAGGATTTGGAGGCCCTGATAGCGGAAGCCAGGGGGGAGgttgaggaggagacagaggaaatGGAGGACAACTCCTCCAATATGAGTGACAAGCAG caacaggaagtggttctgACGGATGAGGAAGAGGCAATCAAAGCCTACCTGTCTGATGGAGATCCACTGACTCCACAGATCCTGGATATGGTTATCGCACCATACTGGAAACAAGAGCCATACAT ATCTACAGGTTTTATTTTGGAGGGCTTCCCCCACCATCCCGATGAGGTGCAGTACCTGTTGGAGAAACAGCTTTTCCCTGACGTTGTGGTCACGATGGCGGTGGATGTCACAGACGTCCAGAAGCGTCTGTTTCCGAAATTCTTGGAGAGCTGGCGGGAGCGCCGCAACCACCGGGACGCACAGCTGGGCCTCCTACGAGATCTGCGCAAGAAGAACAGG GAAGAGAAGATTGCCAAGAGGAGGGCTGAACTCACAGAGGCAGAAAAtacaaag CTCATAAATCGTGGGGAGGAAGAAGGCGATGAAGACGACGAAGCTGCAAGCAACGGAGAGGACAGGATAGAGGacatgctggaggaggagtttCCTTTGGAGGAGGAAAACGAAGACTTTGAGAATGAGGAGACTGAGGAGGCCGCGTCTGagaggctggaggcggagataGAGGAGCGTTACGTGGCGGATGAAAACAGCGTTGTTACTGTGACG GAGCTTCTGGGGGAACTAAACATACCCACAGTATCAATCAGTGCCTCTCGCAGGCTCGCTATTGTGCAACGTCAACTGCTCCAGAAAATCCAGCCCCTGCTGACCAACAGGGAGTCACTCTTCCAAAGCTGCCAACCCATCTCGTACAGCCTGGCccatcagctgctgctctcctcctacAAGCTCCACAGTGCCTTTGGCTGCTGGGATCccataaat CACTACAGAGACAGAGAGTCATTCCAGCCTCTGCAGTGGCCTCTCAATACCTCATATCCCCTGATCTTCCATCAGTATATTTACTTCTTTGCGTCCAAAGAGAACCGCAACACATTCATGCTGAATCCCTTGAAGTACCTCAGACAGCCAAAGCCCACACCTCCCATTCCTGTTAAAATAGCAGTTGTCGGACCTCCCAAATCTGGAAAGACCACTG TGGCACAGATGTTTGCTGAGAAATATGGCTTGGCCCGTCTGTCCATTGGCGGTGTTATGCGTGTGGTGCTTAGCAAACATGAGCACACAGATCTGGTCGTCCAGATGAAAAAGTATCTCTCTCAGGGATCCGCCGTGCCCGATGAACTGGCCATTCAGTGTCTGGAGGTGGTGCTCATGAGCTCGGTCTGCAACACTCAGGG GTACGTGTTGGATGGCTTTCCGAAGACGATTAAGCAGTCACAGCTGATGGCGTCTCGCGGCATCATTCCCATGATACTTTTTGAGCTGGAGCTGGACTCAGTGGAGCTGCTGAGGAGAGGTCTTCTGGACAAGATGAAGCCCAACAA GCCTCACCTGACGCACGACAGCTCAGAGATCCTCCACTTTCGTAACTGTTGTTACAAGCAGGAGATGGAGCGTGTTAGGCCTCACTTCCAAGAACAATATCAGAACTGGATCCCGCTCGATGGCACGAAGAGCAAATGGTGGCTTTGGAACAGAATTACACAGGAGGTCAGCATCAGCATGAAACATGTCTCCAACTACCTCTGGAGGACACGCGGCG GGCAAGCGGCCTCCATCGACAGGCTGTGCATCACACCCGAGGAGCTGCAGTGTCGTCTTAAAGAGTTCGGTCACTACTGCCCAGTGTGCCTGTCGTTATGCTGCCACCTGGTGGACTGCTCAGAAACCGCAGCCTTAACTCATGCAGCTGAGTTCAGGGGAAACTATTTCAAGATGTGTGGCGAAGACCATTTAGAG CGGTTCCTGACCACACCTGATCATTTTGTGGCTCCCGGCTGTGCACACACGCTCCCACAACCCCACCTGTTGCCAAAAAAGATGACTGAGAGTCAGGTGAAAAAACGGTTCCCACAGCAGGTCGAGATGAGGGGCTTCTGCCCGGTCACCTATCTGGATGGAAAGCAAAG GTATGAAGCTCTGGTTCGAGGAAAGATGGAATATGCGGTCGAATTCCGGGAAAGGATCTACATTTTTGAGACAAAGCAGAAACAGGACAAGTTTCTGAG gATTCCTGAAGCCTACTGCGACCAGAAGCTGCCCACCAAAGTGCCCCCTCTTTGTCAACCTGTACCTCTTACATCCCTTCCAACTCTGGGCTATCTGGAACAG GGTGTGGCAGTGTCAGTCATCAAGGCCATGACAGCGGTTGGGTGTCTCAAACCAAAGTACCCCTTCCTCAGCACACAAAGATCATCGCTCGTCTATGTGGCCTTCTATCTGAAAG CTTTCAACAACAAGACGCCCGAATCCACCCGCAAGAAGTACAAAAAGAAGCTGGCTTTGTTTGAAGAGGACTGTGCGCTCATTCCCTACCTGAGCTCAGCAATGAGAGGCAACTACCGGCCTCCCGGGGAGCGTCCCATTGACTTTGAGTTCAAACTAAATCGGTTCCTGGCCTTGGGAGACTCTCCAGTTGCTAACAGTGTCCTGTAG